DNA from Triticum aestivum cultivar Chinese Spring chromosome 7D, IWGSC CS RefSeq v2.1, whole genome shotgun sequence:
GGTCATAATGAAAACCGGCCCGGATCAGCCGGGTCCTCCAAGACAGCACGTCAGCTGCAGAAGAAAAACTCAGCAATAAACTACTGTTTttagattcgacccaactgctacgcagttggcccgaatctcgggggctacacccagtgggtgcgctagcgtgcccccactagaaaagagaatgaagaagAAGCACCTGCCgcaacgcggagctcctcctccttggcggcaagcttctccttgaGACGTCAGTGCGCCTCGAGGAGCCGGTTGAAGATAGTGACTCGGTAGGAGTCCAGTTGCTCTGAGAAACGACGATCAGCGCAAGACAACAAGATAAGATTCGACCAAACTACTACGCAGTtcacccgaatctcgagggctacacccagtgagtgcgctggcgcacccccacgAAGGAGAAAACAATGAAAAAGAAAAGCGGAGCAAATGAGAACTTATGAAGATGGCGCGCTCCAGCTCTTGCGTCGCCtcgacctcggcctgggcgaaggcctggatCCGGTCCGTTCGTCCCCGCAGGCGGCAGGTCACggcggccatcgccgcctcctcctgggtcggaGGACCGAAGAGGACCTCACCGGTCCCACTCCGCGCAGGCCGCGGCTCGGCGACCCGGCGCCCGCCGGACCTGAGCACCAGGGCGTGCTctccgccggccgcctcccccgAAGCCGGCGCCCTCTCCGGCGCCAATGTTGGCTCAGTGGGCAGAGCGGCTTGAGGCTCCACCACCGCCGGCGCCTCGCTCGCCAGCGCCCGGGACGCCTCCTCTGGCGCCGCTCCTGCCACGTCCTCCAAGACGGCGTTGCCGTCGCCCCCATCCCTAAGGACCACAACCTCCCGGTCGAGGTCCATCACATCCGCACGGCCGCCTTGGCCATGCTCCCTGTCCGACGCCGGCACGAAGACCGTCGTCGCCACCACCGTCCCCGCCGGCATCTCCGGccatgccgcctcctcgccggctcgcGGCCACGCTGTCGCGGCGCTGACCCAGGCCTGGATcgatgccgcctccagctccgcctcagcCTGGTTCCGGTCCCGCCAGGCCAGGCCCtcggcatcggccgggtccagacCAAGGTCCGGATGCACTGGTGCCTCCTCGTCTCGGTCGACGGTGCCAGATCGGCTCCTCCGGAACGCGGCGCCCTCGGCAGACGCGGcatccgccgccgccagcgccagcgAGATCGGCAAACTGAAGCACAAGACAAGAAACAATCACGCCGAATCGAGAGGAGCCACTCAGCAACTCAGCTCAAGCAAAAAGAGTTACTTACCCCGGCACTACCGGAATGGCGTGCCTTTCCGCCCTCTCCTGCGGAGCGTCGCGCCTCCTCTTGGTGGGCGGCCTGGCAACCCCAGCCGGGTCCGCCGCGCGCTTCACAGACGGGGCCCGCGGCGGGACGCTGTCCTTCCTATGcgggcgcctcgccgccgcccccccgGCACGACCCGGCTCCGGCCAAGCCGCCGCCTCCTCAACCCGGCGCCGCTACATCAGCAGCTCACGTCAGCATCCGCAAAGCCATCCCACAACTGGTGACTCAAGCAACACACACAAGACTCACCTACTCGGCGCCCTGCGCCCATGTCggcggccgccgcctcccctctgCCATGGGCCTCGGGCTCCTCCGAGGCGACCGGCACCACCTGCGCCCGCGCTCGGTGGTAAGGACGCCGGATGGCATTCAGAAGCACCTCGCGCGTCGCGTCGGGACGAACGAGACGATAAGCAGCAGCGAAGTACGGGGACCAGGGACTCACCAGCGGTGCCGGGTCCGAACGGCTATACGGGGCCTTCCCGAACTCCCAGTTCACCCCcaagttggccttggagatgtcattaACCCGGCGCGCAACTGGGTACGCCGCCAACCGCGTGTTCCCATGCGGTTGGGATCTTGGAGGCCGGTCATCTGACCGATGAGATGACTGCGCTGCTGCAGCGGCAGCACTCGCCGAGAGATAAAGGCGGcgatgaggtcggtgccggtgagcctctCCCGCTGCTTCATCACCAACACCCGCTCGCAGaggttgagcacctcctgcgaCGGGCGCTTGGGGTAAAACCCCCAGTTCTGCTTCCCCCACGGCGGCGAGTTTTGAACGGCGGGAGGTTGATGCGGTCCTCGCCGAGGTTGTGGACGTAGAAGAAAgaattctgccatttcttggcagaatcctccagcggcacCTTCGGGTGGTCGGCGCCCGACCACTTGGAGATGACGGTCGCCCCGCACTTGGACATCTCCCCGGCCTtcggcccctgctgcttcaaggagaggaagcgcacccagaggtcgatcgaaggctcgacccccaggtacccctcgcaaagGGTAACAAAGCCGGATAGCTGCACAATGGCGCCGGCACCAAGATGGTGCGGCTAGAGCCCGAAGAACTCTAGAAAgtcgcggaagaagccgctcgcgggaaGCCCAAACTCGCACTTGAAGTGCGGCAGGAAGACCACCCGCTTCGAGCCCTCGGGCCGCGGCTGCCGCTCGCCCTGTGGGAGGCGCACCTCAACCTCCTACGCCCTCGGCAAGAGCCTGGTGTCGTGGAGGTAGGTGATGTCGTCGAGGGTCACGGTGGAACCCATCCACGATCCTGACGGCAGCGCCATCGACTCGAGCGTGGGGAAAGAgggaggagcagaggaagaagatggcgagaAAGCTCTGCTCAAGATTGCGGGCGTCGCGGCTAGCAGTGGTCGTCGGAAGTAGATCGAGGATGAAGAGGCAGGGGCGCGAGCGTGAATGATCTCCGCCGCCCCTTTCGCCCCCAATTTATAAGCCACGGTTtgaaacgtggggaagtgggatcgtttgcgctGCCCCCCCACTTCCccacaataagtgcgcacgtacacgcgcAGTAACAGTTTGGGGAATAGAAACGACCGACCCTGGGCGCTGCAATAAATCCGCCCGCGCAGGCCAAGGGCGCGCAACGGCGGGCCCCCTCCCTGGCCATCGCCCAGTcctgtcacgcgcgtggcctgtgaGGCCCCTCCGGCTCCCAGGTGCCACGTGGTGACTACGCGAAGCCCGAAAGATTGCCCAAGATTCGTCGAACCCCTCGGTTCCCGCCGCGGGCGGGATGCCGCGATCCGActtccggaagccggcacacagtgggtgttgccggacccggcgcttaCCAAAACCCGCCTCTGCAAGTGGGGGAAACCGCGAAGGCCCTCCCAtctgaagacggcggaccttcacagcttcgttGACTACTGTCGGGGGGACAAACCCCAGGCAGGCAGCGGAACCCGGATCGTTTTAAAAACAACAGGGGCCAGCACCGCCCCTTGATCCGGCTCgcacttggccgggtcgctcgacccggccaggccTCGCGAGCCGGCAGGATCAGCAACCCGGCCGGACACCTCGACCCGGCCCCAACAACCAAGCTCAAGACTTCTCCAGCAAGCCAGCACCGCCCCTGGCGTGTTCTCCAAACCCGGCCAAGGGTCAGTGCCCGTCCCATACCggccgtatgatgggacgagtctccaccaaCTGATGAGCGAAGCCACAGttccccgcccatgcctctggtcagccggacgaggcaacagtgccccccacctactcgctgaccagggctggcgtggcaacagtgcaccAGACGTCACCCATGACGCCAGCAAGCGGTGACCTGACGGAGCACCACTGTGGATCGACTCGACTCGGTCATGCCCTCACGGTCGATAAGACGGCGCACAATACCCCCAGGCGCATGGGGCTCGCGCCCGGAGAACCCGGCGAGGCCTggtacccggcgggtcccagcaccgggtTCCCTGGACACTAACGACCCGGAcctacggccttgtaacattaccattttATCCCTCGgtggttgacctataaaaccccccaggagccctcatgcatacgggcaacTCCTTGGCTCACTCATTCACACAGGCAGCGCCACACAGACCTAGCAAGCAACAcccgaggagagggagcagcctaagcttTGGCCCgacctccttcttcctccatacagctctaggagcaactctgtactgttacATAAAAATCACactcagcaggactaggggtgttatctctccggagagccctgaacctgggtatgtcttgcgtcccacgctcgctcatgccgacctcgcctcggcagcccaccagtgccctcgagcctcctcctatctttagccatcccatggcatcttaTGTGCCCACCACGACACAGACGGTTTCATTCTCCATTTTAATGACTCTTTACGAGAACTGCCTATGCATCAGAAAGTTATTGTACACCCAATAGTTCCCAAAGTGTTACTTGAGAAAAAAAGCCATCTGTGGATGCAAGAGGTCAATAGTTACAACCTGCAAGATACAAAGAAATGAAGGGGGAGAAGGGGCATACCTTCTAGACTGCAGAGGCGGCGCGGACGGGAGGGGCGCGAAGAGGCGGGTGCCGAGAATCCCCAGCGTCCTCGAAGGAGGCGGGGGCAGTGGTAGAGGCATCGCGTGGCAGCGGGGGAGGTGGCGGTGCATGTTCCTTGGCATCTGCCGCCCGGTTTGGCTTGTAGCAGGGGCGTCGACGGTTGATGGCTCGACGGTGGTGCAGATTATGGACAGGGGGCGTCGGGGAGAAGCGGCCTTCGAAATGGTATCAGTGAAAGTGCTGGAAATGCTTCGTTGAAGGAGGTGCGCCCTATAATATTTCTGGGCACTGCTTtatgttcttcttctttttcttttctttttattttctttttttttgcaaaattcatgCTCATTTGAATGGGTTGTAAAGTTTAGGAATGTGATCTGATATGGCTTCAGTACTTGCTAGCTACATGTCTAATATTTAACACAATTTTTGGTTGTGATGGCACTTAAATGTCGCCCAGAACTCTTAGATGGCATGTATACTGGAATTAATACCAACCATATTACTATGACAAGCAAAATGGTACAATTTTGTGTATTGGACGCTTTTTTCGGGTACCTTTTGCATTTCTTACAAACTGAAATTTCTTGTGAAAAATGATCTAACTATTCAAGGTACAAGAGTATACTAGACTTCACGTACAACCTCATAAATCTATTGTTGGTGCGAATGCCTTTTCTCATGAAAGTGGAATTCATCAGGTGACTAATTTTACCATTTCTTACTACCATTGTAGTTCCTAGATTGGCTTATTAGTATGGATGGGTTGACATCTTTCGTTTTTATAGCATAGCTCCAGTTTGCTTCATTCTATGAAATAATTCAATTTTGTAATGTTGATTCTAATTTATGACTATACAGTTTACTGCTTAACAATATTTTTGGGAATTTGAATGTTTCTGCCATCTGTTTACATGCATGTGACGGCTAGGAAAACTTAGCTTAACTGTAATGGACATGGGGCAGTCAATTTATTTTTGTGAATGTAGTTAACTTGGTGTCGGGGAAACGAAACCTATGGGAGCacggggaatccctactacggttgatagggcgcggggctgtggaaagagcgggtttaggaaATCAACATGGGGgaatttttatccaggttcgggccgcaagcgatgcgtaataccctactcctaccggtttatgtttatctggtgttcctggactagctacaaagcgtgcagggtccaaaaagtttgaatccttcctcagtacgcctcgggcctccttttatagtcaaaggggtcgccatagtggcacacaggaggtggaaagtatgtactaTACACAAGTCTattcctggcaccgtaggacaaaacgcatttaatgcgctgccgatgtgccatctgcctttatcggggacggcaaggaagcttgtCCCGTCCATCACTGCTTCGCCTCACTCCGACGTGCGTCCATGCTGACAAGGCGTGCAGCGTCACGCTGgatggctggctgctgagctggtgcggtggcagagtcttcacgaagatctgcatgcaaccacgcaggtgcttgctgagttggtctggaaGCTGCACGTCGCCATGCAGGCGCCTGCCTAGTTGGCGGGCCGACTGCTGTGTtagaacggcggtggagccttggcaggtttgggcctggctgcggccccgcggatgtccccagcaagggtcttgccggggtcttgtgagcGTCCCCGACAAGGGCGGTTTCCGTCTTCCGGTTCTCATCTAGtccttgtatgttcttggtcttcacaaagatctgcatgccaccaagccggcgcctcccgagccttggttccaatgttgttggtggtgttggaactctcaggctcaagggtggcggcctcgctggtgttgggcaagttgccccggcaaggctcttgccggggctgcgtaggctgccccggcaaggctcttgccggggaaagTCCCTTTGCTCCTCGCGCCTCTGGCTTGGCGCTGCTCTGCTTGTATTGTGTCTTCGCTTCCTCTGCCCTGCCGAGTGTGGCTGCAGGcgcggctacaactgcccgtgcactagtaaagggttacagaaggcccctacttttgtacaccgataggagcccccgggcctgggccacacataagtgcagagcattgttggggcaggcccagaacggtgtgtgGGCATGTGTGGCAGAGTCTTTACTACGGTAATtcaccagttgcgcttccccacgactcgCGTTGAATGCATGACATGGGGGGCGTGCGTGGAGCGGTTGCTGCACGCTTGCATCACATCATGGcagatagtaaagaggcggctcgcgcctttcCCATAAAAGGAGGAAaacgcaggggcgcggctcatttactaagtggactcgggtcgtggccttcaaggggcccgcgccccacgatcacggtgTGGAAAGCAATCACTTCACTTGTCTTTTCGATTCTGTCCCGCtcgccacgtgtcctccatgccCCAAGGAGGGTAGGTGGTGGATGTGGAGGGCACGGGCCTTAATGCCAAGGCAGGAAACCGGGTcatcgctgattggagcagcgggtcggtcttgaTTCCCTGCGCCCCTACCGGCCGGATTGGTTAAGTGGGGCGGCCGTCCTCAGATCGTGGAGGCCGAGCccggccccgcccctttataagaaggggacgGGGACGACATCTTTCAATCCTTCAACATTCATTTCCTTCCATCTTGACTCCTTCCTTCCCTtcgccatggtgagagggcgcgCCAACGCTCCAATGGCAGCAACGAGGGCCTCTGGTCGACAACGCGTTacccctccccaagagctcgtggtgGCAGAGCCCGcgtgagaggaagagggagggggcgaggcagaggccgccgtggcgctcgggggatAGGAGGATGGGGTGGCGCACCGGCCGCGCCTCCGCTAGCGGCtcttcccccaatggagggccatgtcggagaccagccccgcgaattcttcatcaggctgaaCAAGCCAGTGCATGGTCGCCTCCGTATTCCCactccgttcgctcgggagatggagctcgaccagccacagaccttgaggctgcatatgaggggctgcgggaatggcagcatgcgggtcgaGGTCGACTTCCCCgtccctcacgtcatgtatctccgtcGCTGGTGGAAAACCTTCGTCCGTGCCCATAGCCTGTCGGAAGGGCTCGTTCTCCACTTCGCATTGACGAAGAGTGGCCTGCTCTCCGTAAAGGTCTTTGGGCGCTCGGGAACTCTCctaaggtgttgcgtggagagctccaccGACGATGAAACCTCCTCCttgagcgagagtgacgaggaggacagcgacagggACGACGAGGGCGTCAAGTGGGAGGACGCCGACTCCGAgtccgactgaccgcgtcgccctcctccctcggccacaTGCCCTGCCGAGgatcttcctcgtcaagctctccattggCGCGTTCCCCATTGCTTcatttttgccttcacctgccgcacctgggaggaaaggggcaagaacggagatcacggggcacttatattTCTTTTAAAtcgtaggcacttgccaaatcttatcTAGAAAATGTAATCTCCCGAGCCCATGCTTGTGTCTTGTAACCTCTGTTCTTGCatcagcatgttaatgaaaaagtCTAGCCTTGCCGAGAACCTGTGTACGCATATGTTCGTGCAGAGGCAAAACGCCTccttaatgtaaataaacgagtcgTCCCGGCAAGCTGCCCTGCCGGCGCCCTTTGCGCCTGCCGTAGAATCATatctgccgggttacagacaaagggtccaGCCTCCCGTCCACCTCCTTTTAGCAAGGGCTACTACAACCATTCCGACCGAAGCAGCGTTCGGGCCGGAAATGGGAGGACCCGAGTTTTTAAAGAAGAGTGGCGTGGTTTTCAAATGCACAAGTCATAGGTTACAAACACgaatgggcaagaggtaaactttatctgtttggtttgtcGGGGATCGCCGTGCCAggcggtcttctcaacttcttgctGGAGCCGGGTCCTTGGCGGGATCACGCGTCCTTGCCGTGTctggaaagaagagagggcaagagcATGGAACCTCGGTGGTCCACTAACATTTCTTGGAATCAAAAAGTAGTACAGTaccctggacaagcatgcatatacgtatacacataaacatggaaatcGACAGGAAACTATAAATACTAAGGGATTCCTTTCCCTGACtacgcacagggtctgcgcctggctctgtacatatggttacatgccttgccggcaaggctagtacaaaatgggGGTCGTCGGGGCTCCCAGCAACCAcaccttaggggtaaaacttgcgaagatgttcgatattccaggaattgctcaccgaatgccatcttcggtctccaggcggactgcgccgggcctggtgactcatattacccgataagggcctgcccacttcggcgtcaacttgcttGAATTCTTCGCGGATTGAAtctgccgaagaacaaggtcgccttcctctaggcttcgggcgtgaaccttgcggctatgatagaggcaatcttcctcaaggagcgtcgcatcctcttggcgcaactgctcttgctcaagctcatcataagcgagcactcgaggtgacccgtataggagttccgtggggagaactgcttctgccccatataccagggcaaagggtgtctggccagtggctcgatttggcatcgttctgatcgaccaaagaaccgttggcaactcatcaatccagcgccttccggacttgtgtagcttgtcaaaagttctggtcttgaggccccgcagCACTTCTGCATTcaccctctcagcctggccgttaccTCTGTGATGAGAAACAGAAGCAAAACAggccttgctgccgaggtcttgaatgtactgcatgaaggtgcggcttgtgaactgtgtgccgttgtcggtgatgatcctgttgggcacaccaaaatggcagactagccccttgaagaacttgatggctgactgtgtcatcacctttctcaccggctccacttctggccactttgtgaacctgtcgattgcgacgtacaagtactcaaagcccccgacagcacggggaaaagggcccagtatatcaagcccccagaccaaaaatggctaggaaagagggattgtctgaagagcttgagccggtttatggagcttctttgaatggaactggcacgcttcacacttggttccTAGTGCAGTcacatcctggagagcggtgggctagaagaaaccttgccggaatgccttaccggcaagggctctcgaccctatgtgggagccacacatgcctccatgtatctctgccaatagcctCAGTCCATCTtctcgaggaatgcacttcaacttcacgcCGTTCGGACTCCTTCtatatagggcatcatccacaaactggtacataccgcactgacgggctactttctctgcttcttcctgctcctcggggagctctcctgtttggaggaaacgtacggtgggctgcgcccatgccggagcctggggctcaacggcgaggactaaaggcacatcttcaGACGCAAGGGTAGCtgcctctacggccagggcttggggCCCTGGCTAGGGTTGCTGCTCTCCGGCAAGTTTGGGGCACCCGGCAACGTCCTTgctggcggctcctgggagcttcgtgggaaagtacttgccggggcccgcCTTCCTTCGTTTGCTCTGCCCTGCTGATGGTTCAACAgatggctgagttaattgaagcacaaaggtacctggttccacaggcaacttgagggcagcgcgttttgatagGTCGTCAGCAATggtgttctccgctcggggaacatgctctgcttgcaatccgtcaaagcgctgttccaatttcctcacttcatccacatagtcctccatcaacgggctctggtaatccttgtcgACTTGCTTAACgccgagctgcgaatcacctctgatgatgagcttcctgattccgaggtctgccgcgatcctgagatgAGCAAGCAATCCCTCTGaaaggatctagatgacgactagagggggtgaataggcgttttaaaactgttacggatttggctttatcctaatgcggaattaaactaaacggatacctttcaagcacaaatcctgaatatgctaggctcaactaagtgcaccaacaacctatgctaaacaagataggcacttaaggaaactagcaagcacaaactatatcacaagatatggaaatgtaggaacaaccaagcaattcaactagcacaagatatatcaatatgagcaagtatgaattgcggtaagtaaagggtgtgggtaagagataaccacaagtgagtcggagacgcagatttatcccgaagttcacactcgtgagagtgctaatctccgttagagcggtgccgaaggcaaagctccggggcgtcaccaagtgactcaccgtattctcctttttgagtcacccccaacggatgagcctcgattcactcggggttggtcttgaaggcgaccaccacacctttacaaacttctcctgagcacaccacaaacaaggaagcttccggaggaacttgaccacctaggccacttcaacacccttccccggagcacaccacaagagcaagcttccgggggaaccttggccacataggcctctttcacaatcttctcaatgtatcaccaaaccgtctaggaggcggaggcctccaagagtaataaactcacgggctcacactcaaacaaatcgatgcagggagctcaaaccaatgcaacaaatgcaatgcaaggtcaagcaacaaatactcaactcactctctcaatctcataagatgcactcttgaaagtaggagattgaagagaggggatgctttggatatgatcaacaaatggctcactaatccatccacaaatcgcccttcacatagaggggagataggggtttgggagaggtggagagaggctcaaaatggtgtttagaatgtgtgtgaaccaacccccaaccagtgggaggaaagggcccttaaatagccaaactccgaaactagccgttggggctccaacgggcatttcctgggcactccgtgcgcacgggggttgagaccccgtgtgcatggggtcccgtgtgcacggtacGAGCCCGTGTGCACAGAGTACCCAgaattctggacaccccgtgcgcacgggggtcaaagaccccgtgcacacggggtccccAGGACAGCAGCTCAGCCCACTAAAACATCGATAACTtgggcatacggactccgaattcg
Protein-coding regions in this window:
- the LOC123170967 gene encoding 2-isopropylmalate synthase A-like, with translation MSSRVTVEPIHDPDGSAIDSSVGKEGGAEEEDGEKALLKIAGVAASSDYGQGASGRSGLRNGISESAGNASLKEVVMALKCRPELLDGMYTGINTNHITMTSKMVQEYTRLHVQPHKSIVGANAFSHESGIHQDGMLKHKGTYEIISPDDIGLTRANNSGIVLGKLSGRHAVRSVLVELGYKISDNEFKDFLKRYKEVAEKKKVRMTDEDIEALLSDEIFKPKLNPSVGSNNMPGGASGHILGSQETAHGTSTSQQQ